A genome region from Manihot esculenta cultivar AM560-2 chromosome 5, M.esculenta_v8, whole genome shotgun sequence includes the following:
- the LOC110615843 gene encoding protein REVEILLE 6 isoform X4, whose protein sequence is MVSVNPNPVQGFYFFDPMGMGLPGLNSLPPQTTSTTATTATTTNTTAVNTSASTTSSAANTLAFADDPSKKIRKPYTITKSRESWTEQEHDKFLEALQLFDRDWKKIEAFVGSKTVIQIRSHAQKYFLKVQKNGTSEHVPPPRPKRKAAHPYPQKAAKNALAVSQVAGPFQSSSASLEPGYVHRQDSSSVLGNPMTGGTLTTWNFNPVAPVNVSQVTKVMPDFALVYSFIGSVFDPNASGQLQRLKQMDPINLETRRLLASYDVNTDNAKSGGPYSNIVADKTRYPFSSKRSETLKSAC, encoded by the exons ATGGTGTCGGTGAACCCCAACCCAGTTCAGGGGTTTTATTTCTTCGATCCCATGGGTATGGGACTCCCTGGTCTCAATTCTCTGCCGCCGCAGACGACTTCCACCACTGCTACTACTGCTACCACTACTAATACAACAGCGGTTAACACTTCGGCGTCTACGACGAGTTCGGCTGCTAATACTTTAGCTTTTGCGGACGATCCGAGCAAGAAGATCCGGAAACCGTATACTATTACTAAGTCTAGAGAGAGCTGGACGGAACAAGAACACGACAAGTTTCTAGAAGCTCTTCAACT ATTTGATCGTGACTGGAAGAAGATTGAAGCTTTTGTTGGGTCAAAGACAGTCATCCAG ATACGTAGCCATGCACAGAAGTACTTTCTGAAGGTTCAAAAGAATGGGACAAGTGAACATGTTCCTCCGCCTCGGCCAAAGAGAAAAGCAGCTCATCCCTACCCACAAAAGGCAGCTAAAAATG CTCTAGCAGTCTCACAAGTGGCTGGTCCATTTCAATCTTCATCTGCTTCATTAGAACCTGGATATGTTCACAGACAAGATTCATCATCAGTTCTTGGAAATCCAATGACTGGTGGAACTTTGACAACCTGGAATTTTAACCCTGTCGCACCAGTCAATGTGTCTCAGGTGACTAAAG TTATGCCAGATTTTGCTCTAGTGTACAGCTTCATTGGCAGTGTCTTTGACCCGAATGCCAGTGGTCAGCTGCAGAGGTTGAAACAGATGGACCCAATAAATTTGGAAACA AGAAGGTTGCTCGCATCCTATGATGTCAACACAGATAATGCAAAATCTGGTGGTCCTTACAGCAATATTGTTGCTGATAAAACTCGGTACCCTTTCAGCTCCAAAAGAAGTGAGACGTTAAAAAGTGCTTGTTGA
- the LOC110615843 gene encoding protein REVEILLE 6 isoform X3 — translation MVSVNPNPVQGFYFFDPMGMGLPGLNSLPPQTTSTTATTATTTNTTAVNTSASTTSSAANTLAFADDPSKKIRKPYTITKSRESWTEQEHDKFLEALQLFDRDWKKIEAFVGSKTVIQIRSHAQKYFLKVQKNGTSEHVPPPRPKRKAAHPYPQKAAKNALAVSQVAGPFQSSSASLEPGYVHRQDSSSVLGNPMTGGTLTTWNFNPVAPVNVSQVTKVMPDFALVYSFIGSVFDPNASGQLQRLKQMDPINLETALLLMRNLAINLTSPDFEDHRRLLASYDVNTDNAKSGGPYSNIVADKTRYPFSSKRSETLKSAC, via the exons ATGGTGTCGGTGAACCCCAACCCAGTTCAGGGGTTTTATTTCTTCGATCCCATGGGTATGGGACTCCCTGGTCTCAATTCTCTGCCGCCGCAGACGACTTCCACCACTGCTACTACTGCTACCACTACTAATACAACAGCGGTTAACACTTCGGCGTCTACGACGAGTTCGGCTGCTAATACTTTAGCTTTTGCGGACGATCCGAGCAAGAAGATCCGGAAACCGTATACTATTACTAAGTCTAGAGAGAGCTGGACGGAACAAGAACACGACAAGTTTCTAGAAGCTCTTCAACT ATTTGATCGTGACTGGAAGAAGATTGAAGCTTTTGTTGGGTCAAAGACAGTCATCCAG ATACGTAGCCATGCACAGAAGTACTTTCTGAAGGTTCAAAAGAATGGGACAAGTGAACATGTTCCTCCGCCTCGGCCAAAGAGAAAAGCAGCTCATCCCTACCCACAAAAGGCAGCTAAAAATG CTCTAGCAGTCTCACAAGTGGCTGGTCCATTTCAATCTTCATCTGCTTCATTAGAACCTGGATATGTTCACAGACAAGATTCATCATCAGTTCTTGGAAATCCAATGACTGGTGGAACTTTGACAACCTGGAATTTTAACCCTGTCGCACCAGTCAATGTGTCTCAGGTGACTAAAG TTATGCCAGATTTTGCTCTAGTGTACAGCTTCATTGGCAGTGTCTTTGACCCGAATGCCAGTGGTCAGCTGCAGAGGTTGAAACAGATGGACCCAATAAATTTGGAAACA GCTTTGCTGTTGATGAGAAACCTCGCCATTAATTTGACGAGTCCTGATTTTGAGGATCAT AGAAGGTTGCTCGCATCCTATGATGTCAACACAGATAATGCAAAATCTGGTGGTCCTTACAGCAATATTGTTGCTGATAAAACTCGGTACCCTTTCAGCTCCAAAAGAAGTGAGACGTTAAAAAGTGCTTGTTGA
- the LOC110615843 gene encoding protein REVEILLE 3 isoform X2, which yields MVSVNPNPVQGFYFFDPMGMGLPGLNSLPPQTTSTTATTATTTNTTAVNTSASTTSSAANTLAFADDPSKKIRKPYTITKSRESWTEQEHDKFLEALQLFDRDWKKIEAFVGSKTVIQIRSHAQKYFLKVQKNGTSEHVPPPRPKRKAAHPYPQKAAKNALAVSQVAGPFQSSSASLEPGYVHRQDSSSVLGNPMTGGTLTTWNFNPVAPVNVSQVTKDDVGLAGPPTAHNCCYSSSNESTPRTWQTSEIIDRGDQGKPMRVMPDFALVYSFIGSVFDPNASGQLQRLKQMDPINLETRRLLASYDVNTDNAKSGGPYSNIVADKTRYPFSSKRSETLKSAC from the exons ATGGTGTCGGTGAACCCCAACCCAGTTCAGGGGTTTTATTTCTTCGATCCCATGGGTATGGGACTCCCTGGTCTCAATTCTCTGCCGCCGCAGACGACTTCCACCACTGCTACTACTGCTACCACTACTAATACAACAGCGGTTAACACTTCGGCGTCTACGACGAGTTCGGCTGCTAATACTTTAGCTTTTGCGGACGATCCGAGCAAGAAGATCCGGAAACCGTATACTATTACTAAGTCTAGAGAGAGCTGGACGGAACAAGAACACGACAAGTTTCTAGAAGCTCTTCAACT ATTTGATCGTGACTGGAAGAAGATTGAAGCTTTTGTTGGGTCAAAGACAGTCATCCAG ATACGTAGCCATGCACAGAAGTACTTTCTGAAGGTTCAAAAGAATGGGACAAGTGAACATGTTCCTCCGCCTCGGCCAAAGAGAAAAGCAGCTCATCCCTACCCACAAAAGGCAGCTAAAAATG CTCTAGCAGTCTCACAAGTGGCTGGTCCATTTCAATCTTCATCTGCTTCATTAGAACCTGGATATGTTCACAGACAAGATTCATCATCAGTTCTTGGAAATCCAATGACTGGTGGAACTTTGACAACCTGGAATTTTAACCCTGTCGCACCAGTCAATGTGTCTCAGGTGACTAAAG ATGATGTGGGATTGGCTGGGCCACCAACTGCACATAATTGTTGCTACAGCAGTAGCAATGAGAGCACCCCAAGGACTTGGCAAACTAGTGAAATAATTGATCGAGGAGATCAGGGCAAGCCAATGAGAG TTATGCCAGATTTTGCTCTAGTGTACAGCTTCATTGGCAGTGTCTTTGACCCGAATGCCAGTGGTCAGCTGCAGAGGTTGAAACAGATGGACCCAATAAATTTGGAAACA AGAAGGTTGCTCGCATCCTATGATGTCAACACAGATAATGCAAAATCTGGTGGTCCTTACAGCAATATTGTTGCTGATAAAACTCGGTACCCTTTCAGCTCCAAAAGAAGTGAGACGTTAAAAAGTGCTTGTTGA
- the LOC110615843 gene encoding protein REVEILLE 6 isoform X1 codes for MVSVNPNPVQGFYFFDPMGMGLPGLNSLPPQTTSTTATTATTTNTTAVNTSASTTSSAANTLAFADDPSKKIRKPYTITKSRESWTEQEHDKFLEALQLFDRDWKKIEAFVGSKTVIQIRSHAQKYFLKVQKNGTSEHVPPPRPKRKAAHPYPQKAAKNALAVSQVAGPFQSSSASLEPGYVHRQDSSSVLGNPMTGGTLTTWNFNPVAPVNVSQVTKDDVGLAGPPTAHNCCYSSSNESTPRTWQTSEIIDRGDQGKPMRVMPDFALVYSFIGSVFDPNASGQLQRLKQMDPINLETALLLMRNLAINLTSPDFEDHRRLLASYDVNTDNAKSGGPYSNIVADKTRYPFSSKRSETLKSAC; via the exons ATGGTGTCGGTGAACCCCAACCCAGTTCAGGGGTTTTATTTCTTCGATCCCATGGGTATGGGACTCCCTGGTCTCAATTCTCTGCCGCCGCAGACGACTTCCACCACTGCTACTACTGCTACCACTACTAATACAACAGCGGTTAACACTTCGGCGTCTACGACGAGTTCGGCTGCTAATACTTTAGCTTTTGCGGACGATCCGAGCAAGAAGATCCGGAAACCGTATACTATTACTAAGTCTAGAGAGAGCTGGACGGAACAAGAACACGACAAGTTTCTAGAAGCTCTTCAACT ATTTGATCGTGACTGGAAGAAGATTGAAGCTTTTGTTGGGTCAAAGACAGTCATCCAG ATACGTAGCCATGCACAGAAGTACTTTCTGAAGGTTCAAAAGAATGGGACAAGTGAACATGTTCCTCCGCCTCGGCCAAAGAGAAAAGCAGCTCATCCCTACCCACAAAAGGCAGCTAAAAATG CTCTAGCAGTCTCACAAGTGGCTGGTCCATTTCAATCTTCATCTGCTTCATTAGAACCTGGATATGTTCACAGACAAGATTCATCATCAGTTCTTGGAAATCCAATGACTGGTGGAACTTTGACAACCTGGAATTTTAACCCTGTCGCACCAGTCAATGTGTCTCAGGTGACTAAAG ATGATGTGGGATTGGCTGGGCCACCAACTGCACATAATTGTTGCTACAGCAGTAGCAATGAGAGCACCCCAAGGACTTGGCAAACTAGTGAAATAATTGATCGAGGAGATCAGGGCAAGCCAATGAGAG TTATGCCAGATTTTGCTCTAGTGTACAGCTTCATTGGCAGTGTCTTTGACCCGAATGCCAGTGGTCAGCTGCAGAGGTTGAAACAGATGGACCCAATAAATTTGGAAACA GCTTTGCTGTTGATGAGAAACCTCGCCATTAATTTGACGAGTCCTGATTTTGAGGATCAT AGAAGGTTGCTCGCATCCTATGATGTCAACACAGATAATGCAAAATCTGGTGGTCCTTACAGCAATATTGTTGCTGATAAAACTCGGTACCCTTTCAGCTCCAAAAGAAGTGAGACGTTAAAAAGTGCTTGTTGA